The following nucleotide sequence is from Leptospira venezuelensis.
TAACACAATTATAACGAAAGATAAGATTCATAAATTAGCTTTTAAAGATGATGCGATCTATATATTTATTTCTGCGATTCAAGCTTTTGTTATCCCTAAGCACTATTTTGATAATGATAATGAATTTGGAAAGGCTCAGAATTTCCTTAAAGAGCATTACCTGAAATAATCCATACTGCGCCTAACTGTCGGTGCTTCCGCTCCGCTCGTGGATCGCTCGCGACCACTCGCTCGGGCTTCGCCACATTTCGCTTTGTCACTCGTCTTGCTAAGCAAGTCTCGCGCCAAGTCCTAACGGACTCGCGAAACGTCGGAACACCTTGGTCGTTAGACGCAATGACCGAAACTATTTTCTATTACACAACTTCTAAGGGGAAAAATGTTTCAAAAGATCCGATTAATTTGTTTATTCTTCTTCGTTATACTTAATCTTTATTACTGTAAAAAAGAGACTAATTTAGCCTCAGATGAATTGGGGACTATAAAAGAAGAGCTTAATCCAACTTCTGATGAATTGACGACCATGTTTGTTTCAGAATTTAAGGGAACTGATCTAAAATCGAAGCCATCTTTAGATTCAGAGCCTATTGGAACTATTTCATACGGAGAAGAAATCGAAGTTGTAGAGAAATTAGAGAATAAATGGATAAAGATCAGATGGAATGATAAAACAGGATGGATTGCAGAGGATAAGCGGGCAATTTTAACTAATATTGAATCAGTTGATTATTCATTAAGAATACCTGAGACAAATCAATACTGGATGATTGGGCTTGATAATAAAAAGAATAAGAAAATCCTAATTTCATTTGCGACTTTTGAGATTTGGAAAACCTTCACCAAGATTGAATTTGCGACTTCTGGAATTAATACTCCTATTTGGACAGATACGAATGGAAACTTTGTTATAACAACAAAACCTATTAATGGGAAATTCTTCGGTTTAAGAGGAAAAATACTTCATCAGGGCGAATTTTCCGAATGTGAGGGGAGTATGCCTTTTGAAGGTTTCCACGAAGTCTATAGTATCGTTGAAAGTAAAATAGCTTTAGAGAGCTCTTTG
It contains:
- a CDS encoding SH3 domain-containing protein, which codes for MFQKIRLICLFFFVILNLYYCKKETNLASDELGTIKEELNPTSDELTTMFVSEFKGTDLKSKPSLDSEPIGTISYGEEIEVVEKLENKWIKIRWNDKTGWIAEDKRAILTNIESVDYSLRIPETNQYWMIGLDNKKNKKILISFATFEIWKTFTKIEFATSGINTPIWTDTNGNFVITTKPINGKFFGLRGKILHQGEFSECEGSMPFEGFHEVYSIVESKIALESSLKLAIIGEPCEL